The Puntigrus tetrazona isolate hp1 chromosome 3, ASM1883169v1, whole genome shotgun sequence genome contains a region encoding:
- the LOC122342154 gene encoding LOW QUALITY PROTEIN: probable ATP-dependent RNA helicase DDX5 (The sequence of the model RefSeq protein was modified relative to this genomic sequence to represent the inferred CDS: deleted 2 bases in 2 codons; substituted 1 base at 1 genomic stop codon), translated as MPGYSDRDRGRDRGYSSGPPRFGGSRGGPPPGKKFGNPGDRLRKKHWNLDELPKFEKNFYQEHPEVARRSTQDVEHYRRSKEITVKGRDCPKPIVKFHEANFPNYVMDVIGKQNWTDPTPIQAQGWPVALSGKDMVGIAQTGSGKTLSYLLPAIVHINHQPFLERGDGPICLVLAPTRELAQQVQQVAAEYGKASRLKSTCIYGGAPKGPQIRDLERGVEICIATPGRLIDFLEAGKTNLRRCTYLVLDEADRMLDMGFEPQIRKIVDQIRPDRQTLMWSATWPKEVRQLAEDFLKDYVQINVGALQLSANHNILQIVDVCNDGEKEDKLMRLLEEIMSEKENKTIIFVETKKRCDDLTRRMRRDGWPAMGIHGDKSQQERDWVLNEFKYGKAPILIATDVASRGLDVEDVKFVINYDYPNNSEDYIHRIGRTARSQKTGTAYTFFTPNNMKQAHDLVSVLREANQAINPKLIQMAEDRGGRSREVEVEVXGRRRDRHSGGRRDFNSYGQDNRNGDSYGQKKVFGNKTQNGSSGYNSSSSSSSFSGGYSNNGQGNSGNQSGGYGNQGYQNQQFAPNQGAVQNGMNHPPPFPFNPQQMPQSMPFPMAPPAFPQ; from the exons ATGCCTGGATATTCAGATAGAGACCGCGGTCGCGACAGAGG TTACAGCAGTGGACCACCACGCTTTGGAGGCAGTAGAGGTGGACCTCCTCCTGGCAAGAAGTTTGGGAATCCTGGTGACCGTCTGCGGAAAAAACACTGGAACCTGGATGAGCTCCCCAAGTTTGAGAAGAACTTCTACCAGGAGCATCCAGAAGTTGCTCGGAGGTCAACT CAAGATGTTGAACACTACAGGAGAAGTAAAGAGATCACGGTGAAGGGTCGAGACTGTCCCAAACCCATTGTGAAGTTCCATGAAGCAAACTTTCCAA ATTATGTGATGGACGTGATCGGTAAACAGAACTGGACTGATCCGACTCCCATCCAAGCTCAGGGGTGGCCCGTCGCACTGAGTGGCAAAGATATGGTTGGCATTGCACAGACTGGCTCTGGAAAAACTCTCTCG TATCTGCTTCCTGCTATTGTTCACATAAACCACCAACCATTCCTGGAGCGTGGCGACGGTCCCATT TGCTTGGTGCTGGCTCCCACCCGTGAATTGGCACAGCAGGTCCAGCAGGTGGCAGCAGAGTATGGCAAAGCTTCTCGTCTCAAGTCCACCTGCATCTACGGAGGTGCTCCCAAAGGACCACAGATCCGGGACCTGGAAAGGG GTGTTGAGATTTGTATTGCCACACCTGGAAGACTAATCGATTTCCTTGAAGCTGGAAAGACAAATCTGCGCAGGTGCACGTATCTGGTGCTCGACGAAGCTGACAGGATGCTTGACATGGGATTTGAACCTCAAATTCGAAAAATTGTGGACCAAATTAGA CCAGACCGACAGACTCTCATGTGG AGCGCAACGTGGCCCAAAGAGGTGAGGCAGCTGGCTGAGGACTTCCTGAAGGACTATGTACAGATCAACGTCGGTGCTCTGCAGCTCAGCGCCAACCACAACATCTTACAGATAGTTGACGTTTGCAACGACGGCGAAAAGGAAGACAA ACTAATGCGCCTGCTGGAGGAAATCATGAGTGAGAAGGAGAACAAGACCATTATTTTTGTGGAGACCAAGAAAAGGTGTGACGATCTCACCAGGAGGATGCGCAGGGATGG GTGGCCAGCGATGGGCATCCATGGAGATAAGAGCCAGCAAGAAAGAGACTGGGTGCTCAATG AATTCAAATACGGCAAAGCGCCCATCCTCATTGCCACAGATGTTGCCTCCAGAGGACTAG ATGTGGAAGACGTCAAATTTGTCATTAACTATGACTACCCCAACAATTCCGAGGACTACATTCACCGCATTGGCCGTACGGCTCGCAGTCAGAAAACCGGCACAGCCTACACTTTCTTTACGCCCAACAACATGAAACAGGCTCACGACCTG GTCTCGGTCCTCCGTGAGGCCAACCAAGCCATAAACCCCAAGCTCATCCAAATGGCCGAAGACAGAGGAG GTCGTTCAAGGGAGGTCGAGGTGGAGGTATAGGGACGACGTCGGGACCGCCACTCTGGCGGCAGACGGGACTTCAACAGCTACGGCCAGGATAACCGTAACGGTGACTCATATGGGCAGAAGAAAGTGTTTGGAAACAAAACTCAAAACGGATCTAGCGGTTACaatagcagcagcagcagtagcagCTTTAGCGGGGGTTACAGCAATAACGGACAGGGTAACTCCGGCAATCAGTCTGGTGGGTACGGAAACCAAGGCTATCAGAACCAGCAGTTTGCTCCCAACCAAGGGGCTGTCCAGAACGGCATGAACCACCCTCCACCGTTCCCCTTCAACCCCCAACAGATGCCACAGTCCATGCCGTTCCCCATGGCTCCACCTGCGTTCCCTCAGTAA